The nucleotide sequence TGCCGAAACTGAAGAGCTAAATGTTCCCACAGTCGAGGATGCCCTCCAAGGTGCGGCCGATATAATTGCCGAAGAAATTTCTCAAGATACCGAAAACCGCAAAGCCGTTCATGATTATTTTATAAAAACCGGAAAGTTTGAGGTCAAGGGACTCGGCGATGAGGAGGCTGCAAAGACTTCAGTTTATCAGATGTACTGGGACTATTCCGAAAACTTAAACGAAATAAAACCCCACCGCGTGCTTGCGATTAACCGAGGAGAAAGGGAAGGGGTTTTGGAAGTAAAAATAGATGTAAGCATCGAAGATGCAATTTCTCTTTTGCAAAATAAGTATACACTAAATAACGACTACCATAAGGAAGCTATAGCCGACGGACTTGTTCGTTTGCTTGCTCCTGCCGTTTTACGCGAAATCAGAAGCGACCTTGCCGACACGGCTGACGAGCACGGTATAAATATTTTCAGCGAAAACTTAAAGCATCTTTTGATGACCCGGCCCATCAAGGGTACAAGGGTTTTAGGAGTTGACCCCGGTATAAGAACGGGAACTAAATGTGCCGCTCTCGATGAAACAGGAAAATACCTAGGCTCTTTTGTGATTTATCAGCATAAGGCCGAAGAAGCAAAATTCTTGGTATTGGAAGCCGTAAAAAAATACAATGTTCAGCTGATCGCTGTCGGGAACGGTACGGGCTCCCACGAGGTTCAGGAAATAGTTTCCGCCGTTATAAAAGAATCTTGTCCCGATGTATTGTTTACGGTAGTCGATGAAGACGGAGCTTCAGTTTATTCTGCAGGCGATGTCGCTCGCGAAGAATTCCCCGATTTGGATTTAACGATAAGAGGGGCGATTTCTATCGGAAGAAGATTGCAGGACCCTCTTGCAGAGCTTGTAAAGATTGATCCAAAATCCATAGGTGTCGGTTTATACCAGCACGACTTAAACCAAAAAAAATTAAGCGAAGAGCTTGATGCTGTTGTAGGTTCCGTAGTAAATAATGTAGGCGTAAACTTAAACACTGCAAGTGCCTCTTTGTTAAAATACGTTTCGGGTGTAAGCTCCTCTCTTGCAAAAAAAATTGTAGCCCGCCGTGAAGCCGAAGGGATTTTTACCGACAGGGAGCAATTAAAAAAAGTGAGCGGAATGGGGCCTAAGTCCTTTGAGCAGTGTGCCGGCTTTTTAAAAATCCCCGAAAGCTCGAACCCCTTGGACAATTCTTGGGTTCATCCCGAAAACTATGAAACCGGAAAAATCATTTACGATGTAATTCATAAAAATGAAGAAGTCTCAGGCGAACTCCGAAGCGAAATAAAAACCAAGTACAATATCGGAGATCAAACCATAAACGATATTATCGAAGAATTAAAAAAGCCT is from Treponema denticola and encodes:
- a CDS encoding helix-hairpin-helix domain-containing protein, coding for MVYTHSIMEFTNEFIEGLSVNEADIMKKIAEELNIKVAQVSAVISLVNEGCTIPFISRYRKEMHGSLDEVQVRDSDRLFKSYTNLETRRLEIVRGIFAAGKLTDSLYENIMKAGTLTELEDIWLPFKKKKKTRGMLAVERGLQALADLMKELEAAPLEEKAKEFIVTDAETEELNVPTVEDALQGAADIIAEEISQDTENRKAVHDYFIKTGKFEVKGLGDEEAAKTSVYQMYWDYSENLNEIKPHRVLAINRGEREGVLEVKIDVSIEDAISLLQNKYTLNNDYHKEAIADGLVRLLAPAVLREIRSDLADTADEHGINIFSENLKHLLMTRPIKGTRVLGVDPGIRTGTKCAALDETGKYLGSFVIYQHKAEEAKFLVLEAVKKYNVQLIAVGNGTGSHEVQEIVSAVIKESCPDVLFTVVDEDGASVYSAGDVAREEFPDLDLTIRGAISIGRRLQDPLAELVKIDPKSIGVGLYQHDLNQKKLSEELDAVVGSVVNNVGVNLNTASASLLKYVSGVSSSLAKKIVARREAEGIFTDREQLKKVSGMGPKSFEQCAGFLKIPESSNPLDNSWVHPENYETGKIIYDVIHKNEEVSGELRSEIKTKYNIGDQTINDIIEELKKPNRDPREDCPKPIMQQGVLQFEDLKVGMTVKGKIKNVVDFGAFVDLGIKETALLHISEMSDSFISDPLEAVKVGDIVECKIISLDEDRRRISLSRKTGEGGADGKARGASRLTAKQKAEVKKLVVKTKDGKTLTVKTAAGSPTVQGGKELSERGERSPAARGERSPAHRGDRKVGEPRSRKDDDGTKYNPFAILLQGKK